One window from the genome of Streptomyces sp. NBC_01476 encodes:
- a CDS encoding bifunctional DNA primase/polymerase: MAGKNRLSGWLRRGADSASGSARGFDQSSVRGFDRDFARPAKETRASRSRDARQALVTAHRDELITAAAGAGLPLAPAAYPDGYGCSCDRIGCPIPGLHPVSLAWQTQASTEAEQVGQWLRTQPLANFVTATGITHDVLDVPAEAGRLALERLTADSATLGPVAAQGEGRLLFFTATRGTPADEDEWWPCQLDCHPETADEHPGIRWHCRGSYVLLPPARLPSGETVSWLEGHGPDLPLPDPLPVLAILSDACAQFGYETESESMAWGR, translated from the coding sequence ATGGCAGGCAAGAACAGGTTGTCCGGCTGGCTGCGACGCGGTGCGGACAGTGCTTCAGGTTCTGCCCGGGGCTTCGACCAGAGTTCCGTCCGCGGCTTCGACCGGGACTTCGCCCGCCCGGCCAAGGAGACCCGCGCCTCCCGCTCCCGTGACGCCCGCCAGGCGCTCGTCACCGCCCACCGTGACGAACTGATCACCGCGGCCGCCGGCGCCGGCCTGCCGCTCGCCCCCGCCGCGTATCCGGACGGCTACGGCTGCTCGTGCGACCGCATCGGATGTCCCATCCCCGGGCTCCACCCGGTCTCGCTCGCCTGGCAGACGCAGGCGAGCACCGAAGCGGAGCAGGTCGGCCAGTGGTTGCGCACGCAGCCGCTGGCCAATTTCGTCACCGCCACCGGCATCACCCACGACGTGCTCGACGTCCCCGCCGAGGCGGGCCGCCTCGCGCTGGAACGGCTCACCGCCGACTCCGCCACCCTCGGCCCGGTCGCCGCCCAGGGCGAGGGCCGGCTGCTCTTCTTCACCGCGACCCGCGGCACCCCGGCGGACGAGGACGAGTGGTGGCCGTGCCAGCTGGACTGCCACCCCGAGACCGCCGACGAGCACCCCGGCATCCGCTGGCACTGCCGCGGCAGCTACGTCCTGCTCCCCCCGGCCCGGCTGCCCTCCGGTGAGACGGTGAGCTGGCTGGAGGGCCACGGCCCCGATCTGCCGCTGCCCGACCCGCTGCCGGTGCTCGCCATCCTCAGTGACGCGTGCGCCCAGTTCGGTTACGAGACCGAGTCCGAATCGATGGCCTGGGGACGCTGA
- a CDS encoding biliverdin-producing heme oxygenase, translating to MTPTPFSTVIRTASRQQHTEAENSAFMSDLLGGRLGVAAYARYTEQLWYVYRALEDGAVRLADDPVAGPFLRPELLRVASLERDLDHLLGPGWQDRAQPLPATARYAARVTEVARDWPAGYVAHHYTRYLGDLSGGQVIRGIAEKSWGFEHRGDGVRFYVFEGIPNPAAFKREYRELLDALAVDELERLRVVEECGNAFTLNTDVFAELGAAFPLSA from the coding sequence TTGACGCCGACGCCTTTCTCCACTGTCATCCGTACCGCGAGCCGGCAGCAGCACACCGAGGCGGAGAACTCGGCTTTCATGTCGGACCTGCTGGGAGGCCGGCTCGGGGTGGCCGCGTACGCCCGGTACACCGAGCAGCTCTGGTACGTCTACCGGGCGCTGGAGGACGGTGCCGTGCGGCTGGCGGACGATCCGGTGGCGGGGCCCTTCCTCAGACCCGAACTCCTCCGGGTGGCGTCCCTGGAGCGGGACCTCGACCATCTGCTCGGCCCCGGCTGGCAGGACCGCGCCCAGCCGCTTCCGGCCACCGCCCGCTACGCCGCCCGGGTCACGGAGGTCGCCCGCGACTGGCCGGCCGGTTATGTCGCCCACCACTACACCCGCTACCTCGGCGACCTCTCCGGCGGCCAGGTGATCCGGGGCATCGCCGAGAAGAGCTGGGGCTTCGAGCACAGGGGCGACGGCGTGCGCTTCTACGTCTTCGAGGGCATCCCCAACCCCGCCGCCTTCAAGCGGGAGTACCGGGAGCTGCTGGACGCCCTGGCGGTGGACGAGCTGGAGCGGCTGCGGGTGGTGGAGGAGTGCGGGAACGCCTTCACGCTGAACACGGACGTCTTCGCGGAACTCGGGGCGGCCTTCCCGCTGAGCGCCTGA